GATAAGACATGCCAGCGCCGCCGAACTCCTCAGGCACGGTAATGCCGAGAAGACCCAGCTCCCCCATTTCCTGCCAAAGTTCTGCCGGAAATTCGTTTTTCTGATCAATCTCCTGTGCCATCGGGCGGACACGCTCCTGTGCCCAGCGGTGCACCATGTCGCGCAGGGCATTCACATCTTCGCCCAGATCAAAGGTCATGCTTGCGTTGAACATCGTTTTCTCCTGAACCCGTCAGTTATTGAACAGTTGTTCATTAACTGACATATCCCTCGCCCACAGTCAACAACGCCGCGTTGCAGACCTGAGAATTCTTCGCCAAGCCGGCCCGCCACAAGCAAGCAGAGCTGGCATGCGCCACACTCCTGCCTTACTCAGACGTTAGTAAATCGTTTACCTTTGAAAGACATGAGACCCCCAATGCGCGACCTGATCATCAACGGCACATTTGACAGCGGTTCCGCAAATTGGGGCGGCACCGATCTCGAGACCAGCTACACCGAGAACGCCTACCTCGGGAACGGCTCGTCCAATCGCGTTGCTGAGATGGACGGTCAATCCGGCCAGACCACGGTCATGGAACAATCCTTCACCGTCAACAATCCAATCCAGACCACACTGACGCTGGACGCGGCACTGCGCACCGCCTCTCTGAATCAGGCTGGAACCGAAGGGTTCACAGTTGAAATTCTGGATGCAGGCGGGGCCGTTATTGCATCGATGTCGGTGCTGCCAACCACCAATAGCTTCACCCAGGCCAGCCTGAATGTCGATTTCCCCAGTGGGGGCCAGTACACGCTGCGCCTGACGGAACTGGGCAGCGACAACAGCCTGGGCGCCGTTGTCGACAATATTTCGCTGATGGTCTGCTTCTGCAATGGCACGCTGATCGAAACGGTGAATGGCCCCCGCGCGATAGAGACATTGGCGCCGGGCGACATGATCTTGACCGAAAACGGACCGACGCCGCTGCGCTGGATCGGCAAGCGAAGCGTGTCACCGGCACAGATGGCAGAAAACACCAAGCTATGTCCGGTTCGGATCGAAGCGGGCGCGCTCAGCCCCGGGCTGCCAAGCAAGCCGCTGCAGGTCTCACGCCAGCATCGCATGCTGATCCGCTCCCGCGTGGCACAGCGCATGTTTGGTCAATTCGAAGTGCTGATCCCTGCCATTCGCCTGACCGCCCTGCCCGGTATCTACGTCAACGAAGACCGCGCAGCCGTCACCTATTACCACATGCTGTTCGACAACCACGAGATTGTGTTTGCCAATGGTGCGCCAAGTGAAAGCCTGCTGGTCACCGAACAGTCGCTCGCGGCCTTGTCGCCCGCCGCACAAGAAGAGCTGAAATTGCTTTTCCCGGATCTGATCTGCAGCACAGGGCGTGGCACCGCAAGCGCCAGACCCATCCCGCCGCGTGCCAGACAAAAGCGGCTTGTTGCGCGGATCGGCAAGAACAATCGCGCTGCGCTGGATGCCATCTGATCAGCCCTTTTGCGCCGCTAACCCAAGCCCAGATTTCTCAGTGCCGAACCGTCAGCCAAGGCCTGCCTGAAACACCGCCGCGACCTCTGC
The nucleotide sequence above comes from Phaeobacter inhibens DSM 16374. Encoded proteins:
- a CDS encoding Hint domain-containing protein translates to MRDLIINGTFDSGSANWGGTDLETSYTENAYLGNGSSNRVAEMDGQSGQTTVMEQSFTVNNPIQTTLTLDAALRTASLNQAGTEGFTVEILDAGGAVIASMSVLPTTNSFTQASLNVDFPSGGQYTLRLTELGSDNSLGAVVDNISLMVCFCNGTLIETVNGPRAIETLAPGDMILTENGPTPLRWIGKRSVSPAQMAENTKLCPVRIEAGALSPGLPSKPLQVSRQHRMLIRSRVAQRMFGQFEVLIPAIRLTALPGIYVNEDRAAVTYYHMLFDNHEIVFANGAPSESLLVTEQSLAALSPAAQEELKLLFPDLICSTGRGTASARPIPPRARQKRLVARIGKNNRAALDAI